One stretch of Clavibacter californiensis DNA includes these proteins:
- a CDS encoding metallophosphoesterase: MHALPPGSLRLVHLSDTHLLRDGGLHQGVVDTGAALERVLVEADRVPHVRLLVGSGDFSEDGTAESYALLSERLVPWTSSRGAALVLTPGNHDVRSAFRLVLGDGHGAPGTDDGRDPAAVPPIDGVTIVDGWRIATLDTSVPGKGYGALREQQLDGLRELLATPAEHGTVLVLHHPPVPAPTTLHESLALQGPERLAEIVRGSDVRVILSGHYHHHIVGSLAGVPVLVAPGVANETDVAAEVGTERIVRGSGFLVVDVDPAGVVTSVVVRAHAEDDGDEVALLDAELVQRIIADSGAPALP, translated from the coding sequence ATGCACGCACTGCCTCCCGGATCCCTGCGCCTCGTCCACCTCAGCGACACCCACCTCCTCCGCGACGGCGGCCTGCACCAGGGCGTCGTCGACACGGGCGCTGCCCTCGAGCGCGTCCTCGTCGAGGCCGACCGCGTCCCGCACGTCCGGCTCCTCGTCGGCTCGGGCGACTTCTCGGAGGACGGCACCGCCGAGTCGTACGCGCTCCTGAGCGAGCGGCTCGTGCCGTGGACCTCGTCGCGCGGCGCCGCGCTCGTGCTCACGCCCGGCAACCACGACGTGCGCTCCGCCTTCCGGCTCGTGCTCGGCGACGGACACGGCGCTCCCGGCACCGACGACGGACGCGATCCCGCGGCCGTGCCGCCCATCGACGGCGTCACGATCGTGGACGGCTGGCGCATCGCGACCCTCGACACCTCCGTGCCCGGCAAGGGCTACGGCGCCCTCCGCGAGCAGCAGCTCGACGGGCTCCGCGAGCTGCTCGCGACCCCGGCTGAGCACGGCACCGTGCTCGTGCTGCACCACCCGCCGGTGCCCGCGCCCACGACGCTGCACGAGTCGCTCGCGCTGCAGGGCCCGGAGCGGCTGGCCGAGATCGTGCGCGGCAGCGACGTGCGGGTGATCCTCTCGGGGCACTACCACCACCACATCGTCGGGTCGCTGGCGGGCGTGCCCGTGCTGGTAGCGCCCGGAGTCGCGAACGAGACGGACGTGGCGGCGGAGGTCGGCACGGAGCGCATCGTGCGCGGATCCGGGTTCCTCGTGGTCGACGTCGACCCGGCGGGCGTCGTCACGTCGGTCGTGGTGCGGGCGCACGCGGAGGACGACGGCGACGAGGTCGCGCTCCTCGACGCGGAGCTGGTGCAGCGGATCATCGCGGACTCGGGGGCTCCCGCCCTGCCGTGA
- a CDS encoding CsbD family protein, which translates to MGLDDKIKNAAQDIAGKAKEALGEHKGDESLKAEGQKDQAAASAKKAGENVKDVFK; encoded by the coding sequence ATGGGTCTCGACGACAAGATCAAGAACGCTGCTCAGGACATCGCGGGCAAGGCCAAGGAGGCGCTCGGCGAGCACAAGGGCGACGAGAGCCTCAAGGCCGAGGGCCAGAAGGACCAGGCCGCGGCGTCCGCCAAGAAGGCCGGCGAGAACGTCAAGGACGTCTTCAAGTAG
- a CDS encoding PLD nuclease N-terminal domain-containing protein, protein MILFGLLPLLVTVCALVDVITRPDDQVKHLPKLVWILLIVFLPLIGSIVWFCVGHDWDARREPVGPPDRSAAYERAAAADDLRVRSTEQQLADLEEEERHYSALARMKQLQAEQAVRAARAAGPARAPRAIEPGSTPER, encoded by the coding sequence GTGATCCTCTTCGGGCTGCTCCCCCTCCTCGTGACCGTGTGCGCGCTCGTCGACGTCATCACCCGCCCGGACGACCAGGTCAAGCACCTGCCGAAGCTCGTCTGGATCCTGCTCATCGTCTTCCTGCCGCTCATCGGCAGCATCGTGTGGTTCTGCGTCGGCCACGACTGGGACGCGCGGCGCGAGCCCGTCGGCCCGCCGGACCGGAGCGCGGCCTACGAGCGCGCGGCAGCCGCGGACGACCTGCGCGTGCGGAGCACCGAGCAGCAGCTCGCCGACCTCGAGGAGGAGGAGCGGCACTACTCGGCGCTCGCGCGGATGAAGCAGCTCCAGGCCGAGCAGGCGGTGCGGGCCGCCCGGGCCGCGGGACCGGCGCGGGCGCCACGGGCCATCGAGCCGGGATCCACCCCCGAGCGGTAG
- a CDS encoding RecQ family ATP-dependent DNA helicase has protein sequence MPDTATPPSSAESSAAPTSDLRSAAREHLSRLVGVAGADFHDGQFEAIEALVQDRSRALVVQRTGWGKSAVYFVATLLLRQQGLGPTLLVSPLLALMRDQVAAARRAGVRAVAMNSSNAHEWDDLLRALDADEVDLLLVSPERLNNPRFRDEQLPALRARLGLLVVDEAHCISDWGHDFRPDYRRLRDLISSVDERVPVLATTATANSRVVADVEEQLSVGSAGAGVVEADRVPVVTIRGPLARRSLRLGVLRLENSRDRLGWLLSHLDELPGSGIIYALTVSAAQDTARLLRDAGHAVKAYTGRDDPADREQAEGELQRNEVKALVATSALGMGFDKPDLGFVVHLGAPSSPVSYYQQVGRAGRGSADADVLLLPGREDPDIWQYFATASMPDEQQAASVIKALGDSDRPLSVPALESRVSLSRSRLDLLLKVLDVDGAVRRNTSGWSATGVPWVYDRARYEQVAAARVREQQAMLDYETTLGCRMEFLQRQLDDDTAAPCGRCDRCAGAWYPSSLDQRASATASQALDRVGLPIEPRLRWPTGASTVGVPLSGAIAANEQVDEGRALARLTDLGWGGRLRTVFAAGAEDAPVDDALVAACVRVLAEWGWAERPRAVVHVPSASRPQLVGSLAQRIAEVGRLPFLGSLDLVDPGAPGAARGNSVYRLGRVHPRFQVPAHLADDLAADPRPVLLVDDLVDTRWTLTVAGRLLRKAGATRVLPFALAQQG, from the coding sequence ATGCCCGACACCGCGACGCCACCCTCCTCCGCTGAGTCCTCCGCCGCTCCGACCTCCGACCTCCGGTCCGCCGCCCGCGAGCACCTGTCCCGGCTCGTCGGCGTCGCGGGCGCCGACTTCCACGACGGGCAGTTCGAGGCCATCGAGGCCCTCGTGCAGGACCGCTCCCGCGCCCTCGTCGTGCAGCGCACCGGATGGGGCAAGTCGGCCGTCTACTTCGTCGCCACCCTGCTCCTCCGCCAGCAGGGCCTCGGCCCCACGCTCCTCGTCTCCCCGCTCCTCGCGCTCATGCGCGACCAGGTCGCCGCGGCCCGGCGTGCCGGCGTGCGCGCGGTCGCCATGAACTCGAGCAACGCCCACGAGTGGGACGACCTGCTGCGCGCGCTCGACGCCGACGAGGTCGACCTGCTCCTCGTGTCGCCCGAGCGCCTGAACAACCCGCGCTTCCGCGACGAGCAGCTGCCCGCGCTCCGGGCGCGGCTCGGCCTGCTCGTGGTCGACGAGGCGCACTGCATCTCCGACTGGGGCCACGACTTCCGGCCCGACTACCGGCGCCTCCGCGACCTCATCTCCTCCGTCGACGAGCGCGTGCCCGTGCTCGCCACCACCGCCACCGCGAACTCGCGCGTGGTGGCCGACGTCGAGGAGCAGCTGAGCGTCGGATCCGCCGGCGCGGGCGTCGTCGAGGCCGACCGCGTGCCCGTGGTCACCATCCGCGGACCGCTCGCCCGGCGCTCGCTACGGCTCGGCGTGCTGCGGCTCGAGAACAGCCGCGACCGGCTCGGCTGGCTCCTCAGCCACCTCGACGAGCTGCCCGGCAGCGGCATCATCTACGCGCTCACCGTCTCCGCCGCGCAGGACACCGCGCGGCTGCTGCGCGACGCCGGCCACGCGGTCAAGGCGTACACGGGGCGCGACGATCCGGCCGACCGCGAGCAGGCGGAGGGCGAGCTGCAGCGCAACGAGGTCAAGGCGCTCGTCGCCACCAGCGCGCTCGGCATGGGCTTCGACAAGCCCGACCTCGGCTTCGTCGTGCACCTCGGGGCCCCGTCGTCGCCCGTCTCCTACTACCAGCAGGTCGGGCGCGCGGGGCGCGGGTCCGCCGACGCGGACGTGCTGCTCCTGCCCGGCCGCGAGGATCCGGACATCTGGCAGTACTTCGCCACGGCCTCCATGCCGGACGAGCAGCAGGCGGCATCCGTCATCAAGGCGCTCGGCGACAGCGACCGGCCGCTGTCCGTGCCCGCGCTCGAGTCGCGGGTCTCGCTCTCGCGCAGCCGGCTCGACCTCCTGCTCAAGGTGCTCGACGTCGACGGGGCCGTGCGGCGGAACACCTCGGGCTGGTCGGCCACGGGCGTCCCGTGGGTCTACGACCGCGCCAGGTACGAGCAGGTCGCCGCGGCGCGCGTGCGCGAGCAGCAGGCGATGCTCGACTACGAGACCACGCTCGGCTGCCGGATGGAGTTCCTCCAGCGTCAGCTCGACGACGACACCGCGGCCCCGTGCGGGCGCTGCGATCGGTGCGCGGGTGCGTGGTACCCGTCGTCGCTCGACCAGCGGGCGTCGGCCACGGCATCGCAGGCGCTCGACAGGGTCGGGCTGCCGATCGAGCCGCGGCTGCGCTGGCCCACGGGCGCGTCGACCGTCGGCGTGCCGCTCAGCGGCGCGATCGCGGCGAACGAGCAGGTGGACGAGGGCCGGGCGCTCGCGCGCCTCACCGACCTCGGCTGGGGCGGCCGCCTCCGCACCGTCTTCGCGGCCGGCGCGGAGGACGCGCCGGTCGACGACGCGCTCGTCGCGGCATGCGTCCGCGTGCTCGCCGAGTGGGGCTGGGCCGAGCGTCCGCGTGCCGTCGTGCACGTGCCGTCGGCGAGCCGGCCGCAGCTCGTCGGCAGCCTCGCCCAGCGCATCGCCGAGGTCGGGCGGCTGCCGTTCCTGGGATCGCTCGACCTCGTGGATCCGGGCGCGCCCGGCGCCGCGCGCGGCAACAGCGTCTACCGGCTGGGGCGGGTGCACCCGCGGTTCCAGGTGCCCGCGCACCTCGCGGACGACCTCGCGGCGGATCCGCGTCCCGTCCTCCTCGTGGACGACCTGGTCGACACGCGGTGGACGCTCACGGTCGCCGGCCGTCTGCTGCGGAAGGCGGGGGCCACGCGCGTGCTGCCGTTCGCGCTCGCGCAGCAGGGGTAG
- a CDS encoding DNA-methyltransferase: MPQPAWTPDGPDLVIHAENLEAVRALPDGAFQLIYLDPPFNTGRTQERQNLTVTRTPDPAADPDADAESEAADDPATDAEAEVVPATTLDAAVPHAPDAAPDTSFAPAPDAAPGAAAEPATPVALAPASTATPERVRPPGARLGFHGRSYDSVKGMLYGFDDSFADYWDFLEPRLIEAWRLLDPTGTLYLHLDYREVHYAKVVLDALFGRRSFLNEIVWAYDYGAKSRRRWPAKHDTILVYVKDPVRYRFDSEGVDREPYMAPGLVTPEKRERGKLPTDVWWHTIVSPTGREKTGYATQKPLGVLRRIVQASSRPGDWVLDFFAGSGTTGAAARELGRRFVLVDENPQAIEVMRARLAGGGTVFVEPETEPEPDPVAD; the protein is encoded by the coding sequence GTGCCCCAGCCCGCGTGGACCCCCGACGGCCCCGACCTCGTGATCCACGCGGAGAACCTCGAGGCCGTCCGCGCGCTCCCCGACGGCGCCTTCCAGCTCATCTACCTGGATCCGCCGTTCAACACCGGCCGCACGCAGGAGCGGCAGAACCTCACCGTGACCCGCACGCCGGATCCGGCCGCCGATCCCGACGCGGACGCCGAGTCCGAGGCAGCCGACGATCCGGCCACGGACGCCGAGGCCGAGGTCGTTCCGGCCACCACGCTCGACGCCGCCGTGCCACACGCACCCGACGCCGCACCCGACACCTCGTTCGCCCCTGCCCCCGACGCCGCACCCGGCGCCGCCGCGGAGCCCGCCACCCCCGTCGCCCTCGCCCCCGCGAGCACCGCGACGCCCGAGCGGGTCCGCCCGCCGGGGGCGCGCCTCGGCTTCCATGGCCGCAGCTACGACTCCGTGAAGGGAATGCTCTACGGATTCGACGACTCGTTCGCCGACTACTGGGACTTCCTCGAGCCGCGCCTCATCGAGGCGTGGCGCCTCCTGGATCCCACGGGCACCCTCTACCTCCACCTCGACTACCGCGAGGTGCACTACGCGAAGGTCGTGCTCGATGCGCTCTTCGGCCGCCGCTCGTTCCTCAACGAGATCGTGTGGGCGTACGACTACGGCGCGAAGTCGCGCCGCCGCTGGCCGGCGAAACACGACACGATCCTCGTCTACGTGAAGGACCCCGTCCGCTACCGCTTCGACTCCGAGGGCGTGGACCGCGAGCCGTACATGGCGCCGGGCCTCGTGACCCCGGAGAAGCGCGAGCGCGGCAAGCTGCCGACGGACGTCTGGTGGCACACGATCGTCTCCCCCACCGGCCGCGAGAAGACGGGCTACGCGACGCAGAAGCCGCTCGGCGTGCTGCGCCGCATCGTGCAGGCGTCGAGCCGGCCCGGCGACTGGGTGCTCGACTTCTTCGCGGGATCCGGCACCACGGGCGCAGCGGCCCGCGAGCTCGGCCGCCGCTTCGTGCTGGTGGACGAGAACCCGCAGGCCATCGAGGTGATGCGCGCGCGTCTCGCGGGCGGGGGCACCGTCTTCGTCGAGCCGGAGACGGAGCCGGAGCCGGATCCGGTCGCCGACTGA
- a CDS encoding DUF4190 domain-containing protein, which translates to MSDDRDPGRTDGSHPDEPRGEDPAAGGPATGGPATGGPATGGPATGGPATDGSAQGDGSAVGAVADPVSPYGPPAVPAAAEPAAAGEPAAAAEPAAAAAEPQPMPEPADVPEPADAPEPADAPAHPAPPLPPVGYDAGAGSAGLGAGSGAAPGLAAPGPSYAPPVGAPPAAPAPPYVSGPPPRPRGGKGLAIAALVVGIAAVLGAFIPFLNYVTAIPALVAAVLGIVSLARRMDGKPLALTGLILGAVGFVLSIVLALVYTFAFVGSVTEALETAGPGSDTGFASPEPTSGEGDDDATAQPGTSPDDPLPIGTPVTGEGIDGPEWQVTLGTPILDATAAVLAADPSNEPPAAGMQYAVVPVTATYLGSSTGDPLSELAVGFLAPDGTQYSAADSFAQAPAPAFTDAYEMLEPQGTASGNVVVEIPIDGAADGLWATAPGMIADAYYFRAG; encoded by the coding sequence ATGAGCGATGACCGCGACCCCGGCCGGACCGACGGATCCCACCCCGACGAGCCGCGGGGCGAGGATCCGGCAGCCGGCGGCCCGGCCACCGGCGGCCCGGCCACCGGCGGCCCGGCCACCGGCGGCCCGGCCACCGGCGGTCCGGCCACCGACGGCTCGGCCCAGGGGGACGGATCCGCGGTGGGTGCCGTGGCGGATCCCGTCAGCCCCTACGGTCCGCCCGCCGTCCCGGCCGCGGCCGAGCCCGCCGCCGCGGGCGAGCCTGCCGCCGCAGCCGAGCCCGCCGCGGCGGCGGCGGAGCCTCAGCCCATGCCTGAGCCCGCCGACGTGCCCGAGCCCGCGGACGCGCCCGAGCCCGCGGACGCGCCCGCCCATCCCGCGCCGCCCCTGCCGCCGGTCGGATACGACGCCGGCGCGGGATCCGCCGGCCTCGGCGCCGGCTCCGGCGCCGCCCCGGGGCTCGCAGCGCCCGGCCCCTCCTACGCGCCGCCGGTCGGCGCCCCGCCCGCCGCCCCCGCGCCGCCCTACGTCTCCGGCCCACCGCCCCGCCCCCGCGGCGGCAAGGGCCTCGCCATCGCGGCGCTGGTCGTGGGCATCGCCGCGGTACTGGGCGCCTTCATCCCGTTCCTCAACTACGTCACGGCCATTCCCGCCCTGGTCGCGGCGGTGCTCGGCATCGTCTCGCTCGCCCGGCGGATGGACGGCAAGCCGCTGGCGCTGACGGGCCTCATCCTCGGCGCCGTCGGCTTCGTCCTCAGCATCGTGCTGGCGCTGGTCTACACGTTCGCGTTCGTGGGCTCGGTCACCGAGGCCCTGGAGACCGCGGGCCCCGGATCCGATACCGGCTTCGCCAGCCCCGAGCCGACCTCCGGCGAAGGCGACGACGACGCGACGGCCCAGCCCGGCACGAGCCCCGACGACCCGCTGCCGATCGGCACCCCGGTCACGGGCGAGGGCATCGACGGGCCGGAGTGGCAGGTCACGCTGGGCACGCCGATCCTCGACGCCACGGCAGCGGTCCTCGCGGCGGATCCGTCCAACGAACCGCCCGCGGCCGGCATGCAGTACGCGGTCGTCCCGGTCACCGCGACGTACCTCGGGTCGAGCACGGGGGATCCGCTGTCCGAGCTGGCCGTGGGGTTCCTCGCCCCCGACGGCACGCAGTACTCGGCCGCCGACAGCTTCGCGCAGGCGCCGGCGCCCGCGTTCACGGATGCCTACGAGATGCTCGAGCCGCAGGGCACCGCGAGCGGGAACGTCGTCGTCGAGATCCCCATCGACGGCGCCGCCGACGGCCTCTGGGCCACGGCGCCGGGGATGATCGCGGACGCGTACTACTTCCGGGCCGGCTAG
- a CDS encoding kynureninase, with amino-acid sequence MTPDARGTDAPSRPIPSAAELDARDPLARFRDLFVQADDVVAYLDGNSLGRPTLASVDRVADFVRDQWGGRLIRGWDEDWLAMPTRIGDDLGRVTLGAAAGQTFIGDSTTVILYKLVRAAVRARPGRDELVIDTDNFPTDRFVLEGVAEECGMTIRWIDVAPDAGVTPELVAEAVGERTALVVLSQVAYRSGFLADVPGITRIVHDAGALVLWDTCHSVGVVPTELDAWGVDLAVGCSYKYLDGGPGAPAHGYVRGDLQAELRQPIQGWMGAQDVFAMGPEYVPADGIRRFLSGTPPIVGMLAMQDMIALIEEAGMEAIRAKSLALTGFALDLVDRDLVPLGARVASPREEDRRGSHVSVDHPRFREIVGALWAEGVIPDFRAPSGLRLGLSPLTTSFREVEVGVEAIRRHLAG; translated from the coding sequence GTGACACCCGACGCGCGCGGCACCGACGCCCCCTCCCGCCCCATCCCGTCAGCCGCCGAGCTCGACGCCCGCGATCCGCTCGCGCGCTTCCGCGACCTGTTCGTGCAGGCCGACGACGTGGTCGCCTACCTCGACGGCAACTCGCTCGGCCGGCCGACCCTCGCGAGCGTCGACCGCGTGGCCGACTTCGTGCGCGACCAGTGGGGCGGACGCCTCATCCGCGGCTGGGATGAGGACTGGCTCGCGATGCCGACGCGCATCGGCGACGACCTCGGCCGTGTCACCCTCGGGGCGGCGGCCGGCCAGACGTTCATCGGCGACTCGACCACGGTGATCCTCTACAAGCTCGTGCGCGCCGCCGTCCGCGCGCGGCCAGGCCGCGACGAGCTCGTGATCGACACCGACAACTTCCCGACCGACCGCTTCGTGCTCGAGGGCGTCGCGGAGGAGTGCGGCATGACGATCCGGTGGATCGACGTCGCGCCCGACGCCGGGGTCACGCCGGAGCTCGTCGCGGAGGCGGTGGGGGAGCGGACCGCGCTCGTCGTGCTCAGCCAGGTCGCCTACCGCTCGGGGTTCCTCGCGGACGTGCCGGGGATCACGCGCATCGTGCACGACGCCGGCGCGCTCGTGCTCTGGGACACCTGCCACTCGGTCGGCGTCGTGCCGACCGAGCTCGACGCGTGGGGCGTCGACCTCGCGGTCGGCTGCAGCTACAAGTACCTCGACGGCGGCCCCGGTGCGCCCGCGCACGGCTACGTGCGGGGCGATCTGCAGGCCGAGCTGCGGCAGCCGATCCAGGGCTGGATGGGCGCGCAGGACGTCTTCGCGATGGGGCCGGAGTACGTGCCGGCCGACGGGATCCGCCGCTTCCTCAGCGGCACGCCGCCCATCGTCGGCATGCTCGCGATGCAGGACATGATCGCGCTGATCGAGGAAGCGGGCATGGAGGCGATCCGCGCCAAGTCGCTCGCCCTCACCGGCTTCGCGCTCGACCTCGTCGACCGCGACCTCGTGCCGCTCGGCGCCCGCGTCGCGAGCCCGCGCGAGGAGGACCGCCGCGGCAGCCACGTGAGCGTCGACCACCCGCGGTTCCGCGAGATCGTCGGTGCCCTGTGGGCGGAGGGCGTGATCCCCGACTTCCGCGCCCCGTCCGGCCTCCGCCTCGGGCTCAGCCCGCTGACGACGTCGTTCCGCGAGGTCGAGGTCGGCGTCGAGGCGATCCGGCGCCACCTGGCGGGCTGA
- a CDS encoding Gfo/Idh/MocA family oxidoreductase: protein MPHAAPPAPQIRFGIVGSGWRSAFFLRIARALPERFAVTGLVTRSADTGRALEEEWGIRTFRTAAELLAAEAPSFAVVSVPRSAAPDVIADLVDRGVAVLTETPPGATVADLERLDALVRQGARIEVAEQYPLSPLLAAQLAIAAGGRLGRISQATVAQCHDYHGVRVMRRALGIGFEDATITAARFSSPIVAGPDRDGDPVREEVVTAAQTTARFDFGDRLGVYDFSDRQYFSWIRRNRLLVRGERGEIVDEHVSWLLDATTPTWADITRVETGQGGNLEGHHLRGLLLGSEWVYENPFAPGRLADDEIAIAQCLVEMHAHAAGGPSTNSLAEASQDHHLALLMHEAADTGKPVRSTRRAWAD, encoded by the coding sequence ATGCCCCACGCCGCGCCGCCCGCCCCGCAGATCCGCTTCGGCATCGTGGGGAGCGGCTGGCGCAGCGCCTTCTTCCTGCGCATCGCGCGCGCCCTCCCGGAGCGCTTCGCCGTCACCGGGCTCGTGACCCGCAGCGCCGACACCGGCCGCGCGCTCGAGGAGGAGTGGGGGATCCGCACCTTCCGCACCGCGGCCGAGCTGCTCGCCGCGGAGGCGCCGTCGTTCGCGGTCGTCTCCGTACCCAGATCCGCCGCGCCCGACGTGATCGCCGACCTCGTCGACCGCGGCGTGGCCGTGCTCACCGAGACGCCGCCCGGCGCGACCGTCGCTGACCTCGAGCGGCTCGACGCGCTCGTGAGGCAGGGCGCCAGGATCGAGGTGGCCGAGCAGTACCCGCTCTCGCCGCTGCTCGCCGCGCAGCTCGCGATCGCGGCCGGCGGCCGGCTCGGGCGGATCAGCCAGGCGACCGTCGCGCAGTGCCACGACTACCACGGCGTCCGCGTGATGCGCCGGGCCCTCGGCATCGGCTTCGAGGACGCGACCATCACGGCCGCCCGCTTCTCGTCGCCGATCGTCGCCGGGCCCGACCGCGACGGGGATCCCGTGCGCGAGGAGGTCGTGACGGCCGCGCAGACCACCGCGCGCTTCGACTTCGGCGATCGCCTCGGCGTCTACGACTTCTCCGACCGGCAGTACTTCTCCTGGATCCGCCGCAACCGGCTCCTCGTCCGCGGCGAGCGCGGCGAGATCGTCGACGAGCACGTCAGCTGGCTGCTCGACGCGACGACGCCCACGTGGGCGGACATCACGCGGGTGGAGACCGGGCAGGGCGGCAACCTCGAGGGCCACCACCTGCGCGGCCTGCTGCTCGGATCCGAGTGGGTCTACGAGAACCCCTTCGCGCCCGGGCGGCTCGCGGACGACGAGATCGCGATCGCGCAGTGCCTCGTCGAGATGCACGCGCACGCGGCAGGCGGCCCGTCCACGAACTCGCTCGCGGAGGCGTCGCAGGACCACCACCTCGCGCTGCTCATGCACGAGGCCGCGGACACGGGGAAGCCGGTCCGCAGCACGCGGCGAGCGTGGGCGGACTGA
- a CDS encoding glycosyltransferase, with translation MGIQTSLDQVAEAARILDVMQEADELTVAASRDGGGRAVRLLARAAADPADQLTAVAAIHALAQVFDEAADLALVALLDHDTRWIREHAAWAFGTRLPRFDAVSGLVAMVVEGGFPGMLAQRTLQQWAGSTPDHVALALENALLGVQGDGPRSRLVETVGLVPGRIPERVLLRIAPAASEGPLTRSAAVAALGDRPAGEAIATLVADIARGDDEVAAVARLAVLDIARQHGDHPAPQERPGLTVVQLFLHADIDAGLTHVGAGDNGGIATLLVRLGDALVDPAGTAGHAPAAHDMTSTTVPDRPVDRVITLSRGTPDQALASLARVTAGDDGHVFAHIPMLGGPRSLPEAWPHRVEAERGIRRVLRAAGRVDAVHLRMADVGTLAASTVARELGIPVVFTVAPDPHGVVDALDRSGALTRDRFGSVDEREHYWFRVRLVQRLAADAAHTVLFPRPELKRDMRRLVGIDVDAHPERHSVVAEGIDVAAIERSRDDAMLGADADGSPARAFVELDDLLAGLPEERRGLPLVISVGRLARVKGMASLAHVWAADPALRSRANLLIVGGDLDAPSSEEREQLARILDAVPGADGPADAARHGLLLAGHRGNDTVTRWLAAVRYGRPGLTAPGGAYACASIKEEFGVALLEAMSMGLPVVAPASGGPATYVEDGVTGLLVDTADPTALGTGIARALDIAAGPDADAAADRARDMVARTFTIQAMAGTLSRVYRDVAAADDRTLWELSAS, from the coding sequence ATGGGGATCCAGACGAGCCTCGACCAGGTCGCGGAGGCCGCGCGCATCCTCGACGTGATGCAGGAGGCCGACGAGCTCACGGTCGCCGCCAGTCGCGACGGCGGCGGACGCGCGGTGCGCCTGCTCGCACGGGCCGCCGCGGATCCCGCCGACCAGCTCACCGCCGTCGCCGCCATCCACGCGCTCGCCCAGGTCTTCGACGAGGCCGCCGACCTCGCGCTCGTCGCGCTCCTCGACCACGACACCCGGTGGATCCGCGAGCACGCCGCCTGGGCCTTCGGCACCCGCCTGCCGCGCTTCGACGCGGTCTCCGGCCTCGTCGCGATGGTCGTCGAGGGCGGCTTCCCCGGCATGCTCGCCCAGCGCACCCTGCAGCAGTGGGCCGGGTCGACGCCCGACCACGTCGCGCTGGCGCTCGAGAACGCCCTGCTCGGCGTGCAGGGCGACGGCCCCCGCTCGCGCCTCGTGGAGACCGTGGGCCTCGTGCCCGGCCGGATCCCCGAGCGCGTGCTCCTCCGCATCGCCCCCGCCGCCTCCGAGGGCCCGCTCACCCGGTCCGCCGCGGTCGCCGCGCTGGGCGACCGGCCCGCGGGCGAGGCGATCGCGACCCTCGTGGCCGACATCGCGCGCGGCGACGACGAGGTGGCCGCGGTCGCGCGACTGGCCGTGCTCGACATCGCGCGGCAGCACGGCGACCACCCGGCACCCCAGGAGCGGCCCGGCCTCACCGTCGTCCAGCTCTTCCTGCACGCCGACATCGACGCCGGCCTCACGCACGTGGGCGCGGGCGACAACGGCGGCATCGCGACGCTGCTCGTGCGCCTCGGCGACGCGCTCGTGGATCCGGCGGGCACGGCCGGGCACGCCCCCGCGGCGCACGACATGACCTCGACGACGGTCCCCGACCGCCCGGTCGACCGCGTCATCACGCTCTCCCGCGGCACACCCGACCAGGCCCTCGCCTCCCTCGCCCGCGTCACCGCGGGCGACGACGGTCACGTCTTCGCGCACATCCCGATGCTCGGCGGCCCGCGCTCGCTGCCCGAGGCGTGGCCGCACCGCGTCGAGGCCGAGCGGGGGATCCGCCGCGTGCTGCGCGCCGCCGGCCGCGTCGACGCCGTGCACCTCCGCATGGCCGACGTGGGCACGCTCGCCGCCTCCACGGTCGCGCGCGAGCTCGGCATCCCCGTCGTCTTCACGGTCGCGCCGGATCCGCACGGCGTGGTCGACGCGCTCGACCGGTCCGGCGCGCTCACCCGCGACCGCTTCGGCAGCGTCGACGAGCGCGAGCACTACTGGTTCCGCGTCCGGCTCGTGCAGCGCCTGGCCGCCGACGCCGCGCACACCGTCCTCTTCCCGCGTCCCGAGCTGAAGCGCGACATGCGCCGGCTCGTCGGCATCGACGTGGATGCGCACCCCGAGCGCCACAGCGTCGTCGCCGAGGGCATCGACGTGGCCGCCATCGAGCGCTCCCGCGACGACGCGATGCTCGGCGCCGACGCGGACGGATCCCCGGCCCGCGCCTTCGTCGAGCTCGACGACCTGCTCGCCGGCCTCCCCGAGGAGCGCCGCGGCCTGCCGCTCGTCATCTCGGTCGGCCGCCTCGCCCGCGTCAAGGGCATGGCATCGCTCGCGCACGTCTGGGCGGCGGATCCCGCGCTCCGGTCCCGCGCGAACCTCCTCATCGTGGGCGGCGACCTCGACGCGCCGAGCTCCGAGGAGCGCGAGCAGCTCGCGCGGATCCTCGACGCGGTCCCCGGTGCCGACGGCCCCGCCGACGCGGCCCGCCACGGCCTGCTCCTCGCCGGCCACCGCGGCAACGACACCGTCACGCGCTGGCTCGCCGCCGTCCGCTACGGCCGCCCCGGGCTCACCGCGCCGGGCGGCGCGTACGCGTGCGCGAGCATCAAGGAGGAGTTCGGCGTCGCGCTCCTCGAGGCCATGTCGATGGGCCTGCCCGTCGTCGCGCCCGCGTCCGGCGGACCCGCGACCTACGTGGAGGACGGCGTGACGGGCCTCCTCGTCGACACGGCGGATCCCACGGCGCTCGGCACCGGCATCGCCCGCGCCCTGGACATCGCGGCCGGCCCCGATGCCGACGCCGCCGCCGATCGCGCGCGCGACATGGTCGCCCGCACCTTCACCATCCAGGCCATGGCGGGCACCCTGTCCCGCGTCTACCGCGACGTCGCCGCAGCCGACGACCGAACCCTCTGGGAGCTCAGCGCCTCATGA